One genomic window of Eleginops maclovinus isolate JMC-PN-2008 ecotype Puerto Natales chromosome 12, JC_Emac_rtc_rv5, whole genome shotgun sequence includes the following:
- the psat1 gene encoding phosphoserine aminotransferase — protein sequence MEEKQTINFGAGPAKLPQSVLLQAQKELLSYSGMGISVLEMSHRSADFNKILNKTESLLRELLTIPDNYKVLFLQGGGSGQFSAVPLNLIGLKEDKCADYLVTGTWSSKAAKEAEKYGKVNIVHPKLDSYTKIPDPSSWTLNPSASYVYYCCNETVHGVEYNFTPETNGVILVSDMSSNFLSRPVDVSKFGLIFAGAQKNVGCAGVTVVIVREDLLGHALKECPIVLDYKVQSDMNSLYNTPPCFSIYIMGLVLDWIKNNGGSNAMEALNKQKSSLIYNAINTSNGFYECPVDGTCRSRMNVPFHIGNKEGDEGLEKEFLAGASKRGMISLKGHRSVGGIRASLYNAVTLEDAEALATYMKEFMMGHQ from the exons ATGGAGGAGAAACAAACCATCAACTTTGGTGCCGGACCTGCAAAACTCCCCCAATCC GTGCTGCTTCAAGCTCAGAAGGAGCTCCTCAGCTACAGTGGTATGGGTATAAGTGTGCTAG AGATGAGCCACCGATCGGCAGATTTTAACAAAATCCTCAACAAAACAGAGAGTCTTTTACGGGAGTTGTT AACAATCCCGGACAACTATAAGGTGTTGTTCCTGCAAGGCGGGGGGTCTGGGCAGTTCAGTGCTGTTCCTCTCAACCTGATTGGACTCAAAGAGGACAAATGTGCCGATTACCTTGTTACCGGCACATGGTCATCAAAAGCAGCAAAAGAAGCGGAGAAATACGGCAAAGTTAACATTGTCCACCCAAAGCTGGACAGTTACACAA AAATACCCGACCCCAGTAGCTGGACCCTGAACCCCTCAGCCTCCTACGTGTACTACTGCTGCAACGAGACGGTTCACGGCGTGGAGTACAACTTCACCCCTGAAACTAACGGGGTGATCCTTGTCAGCGACATGTCCTCCAACTTCCTGTCCCGCCCTGTGGATGTGTCAAAG TTTGGTCTGATTTTTGCCGGAGCTCAGAAGAACGTGGGTTGTGCCGGGGTGACTGTGGTCATCGTGCGAGAGGATCTGCTAGGCCACGCTCTGAAAGAGTGTCCCATTGTGCTGGACTACAAGGTGCAGTCTGACATGAATTCCCTCTACAACACACCGCCATGTTTCAG CATCTACATCATGGGTCTGGTTCTGGACTGGATTAAAAACAATGGCGGCAGCAATGCAATGGAGGCGCTCAACAAACAGAAGTCCTCCCTGATTTACAACGCCATCAACACCTCTAACGGTTTCTATGA GTGTCCTGTAGATGGAACCTGTCGAAGCCGCATGAATGTACCATTTCACATCGGGAACAAAGAGGGAGATGAAGGCTTAGAGAAGGAGTTTCTGGCTGGCGCTTCAAAGCGTGGAATGATATCGCTTAAAGGACACAG GTCAGTTGGGGGAATTCGTGCCTCTCTGTACAACGCTGTAACACTGGAGGACGCTGAAGCCCTGGCCACCTATATGAAAGAATTCATGATGGGGCACCAATAA
- the kiss1rb gene encoding KISS1 receptor b: MTLGPDCESVCNESEALEGQGPPVLVDAWLVPTFFSLIMLVGLVGNSLVIHVVTKHQQMKTVTNFYIVNLATSDILFLVCCVPFTATLYPLPSWIFGEFMCRLVNYLQQVTAQATCITLSAMSVDRCYVTVYPLQSLQHRTPRMALAISVSIWIGSLLLSIPVAVYQRLEAGYWFGPQTYCSEVFPSAGLQRAFIIYSFLAVYLLPLLTITACYAFMLKRMGQASVNPIDSSYQLQAHAARAAAVRARISRMVVVMVALFLICWGPIQVCILLQAFGLRSYLLYKLKIWGHCMSYSNSSVNPLVYAFMGNNFRKAFKHAFPAIFLWRTRGRLRVGIMDTEDGGDMDRQAPKGGAELNFLSSVS; encoded by the exons ATGACATTGGGTCCAGACTGTGAGTCTGTGTGCAACGAGTCTGAAGCTCTGGAGGGTCAGGGACCCCCGGTGCTGGTGGATGCTTGGCTGGTCCCCACTTTCTTCAGCCTCATCATGCTGGTCGGCTTGGTCGGAAACTCGCTGGTCATCCATGTGGTCACCAAGCACCAGCAGATGAAGACCGTCACCAACTTTTACATAG tAAACCTGGCCACAAGCGATATTTTGTTTCTGGTGTGCTGCGTCCCCTTCACTGCCACGCTGTACCCACTGCCTAGCTGGATCTTTGGAGAGTTTATGTGCCGACTGGTAAACTACCTTCAGCAA GTGACTGCTCAGGCCACATGTATCACACTTTCCGCCATGAGTGTGGACCGCTGCTACGTGACCGTCTACCCTTTGCAGTCTCTGCAACACCGCACGCCACGCATGGCCCTGGCCATCTCTGTGTCTATCTGGATAG GCTCATTGCTCCTGTCAATCCCTGTCGCTGTGTACCAGCGTCTGGAGGCCGGATACTGGTTTGGTCCTCAGACCTACTGCAGTGAGGTCTTCCCCTCGGCTGGCCTCCAGAGAGCTTTTATCATCTACAGCTTCCTGGCCGTCTACCTGCTGCCCTTGCTCACCATCACCGCCTGTTATGCCTTCATGCTAAAGCGCATGGGGCAAGCCAGCGTGAATCCCATCGACAGCAGCTACCAA CTTCAGGCTCATGCAGCGCGAGCAGCAGCAGTACGGGCGCGCATCTCCcggatggtggtggtgatggtagCTCTCTTCCTCATCTGCTGGGGCCCAATCCAGGTCTGCATCCTCTTGCAAGCTTTTGGACTCCGCAGTTATCTTCTATACAAG CTGAAGATTTGGGGTCACTGCATGTCTTACTCCAACTCATCCGTAAACCCGCTTGTTTACGCCTTCATGGGCAACAACTTCAGAAAGGCCTTCAAGCACGCCTTCCCCGCCATATTTCTGTGGCGCACAAGAGGGAGATTAAGGGTGGGAATCATGGACACAGAGGACGGGGGAGACATGGATCGCCAGGCACCGAAAGGAGGAGCAGAGCTGAACTTTCTTTCATCTGTGTCCTAA